In Dermacentor silvarum isolate Dsil-2018 chromosome 2, BIME_Dsil_1.4, whole genome shotgun sequence, the following proteins share a genomic window:
- the LOC119441410 gene encoding uncharacterized protein LOC119441410, with product MTDDGYAVQHFGVSPKSIVDCVYNVWFDYTEKCLDALKTALEEKASGHIAPDELEASVESIFPEMVTAFNKNADKLEEFMKRNITHVPSHVLLPEDDAHRQLPDERKTSVSFLRAQLRSLHRRIAQETARQQALKDELARQDVLREQLQAKLRTIEEVARQAAEISNKTITVPAEGVACLHPGTQNVPALCREAEGLSEATGQWGDA from the exons ATGACGGATGACGGCTACGCTGTCCAGCATTTTGGCGTCTCGCCGAAGAGTATTGTTGACTGTG TGTATAATGTCTGGTTTGACTACACCGAGAAGTGCCTAGATGCCCTCAAGACCGCACTAGAGGAAAAG GCCTCCGGCCACATTGCCCCCGATGAGCTGGAAGCAAGTGTGGAGTCCATCTTTCCAGAAATGGTCACCGCATTTAACAAGAATGCTGACAAGTTGGAG GAGTTCATGAAGCGCAACATCACACACGTGCCATCGCACGTGCTGCTCCCCGAGGATGATGCGCATCGGCAGTTGCCCGACGAGAGGAAAACGAGTGTGTCCTTCCTTAGGGCACAGCTCAGGTCACTGCACAGGCGCATTGCTCAG GAGACTGCACGACAGCAGGCCCTTAAGGATGAGCTGGCCCGACAAGATGTATTGCGGGAACAACTACAAGCCAAGCTGCGGACCATTGAGGAGGTGGCACGGCAAGCAGCTGAAATTAGCAACAAGACCATCACAGTACCAGCAGAGGGTGTTGCCTGTTTGCACCCAGGCACTCAAAATGTGCCGGCACTGTGCAGAGAAGCTGAAGGTCTCTCAGAAGCCACTGGACAGTGGGGAGATGCATAG